From Numenius arquata chromosome 4, bNumArq3.hap1.1, whole genome shotgun sequence, a single genomic window includes:
- the LOC141464106 gene encoding LOW QUALITY PROTEIN: cytokine receptor common subunit gamma-like (The sequence of the model RefSeq protein was modified relative to this genomic sequence to represent the inferred CDS: inserted 1 base in 1 codon; deleted 1 base in 1 codon), with protein MRQQAARVRKPVHMCPTASPTMAVPGAFLLPVLFLLCQLGPCLATAHGSSGSPSNLLQHRYENRSPMVECKLYLQDQDINVGCHYNQSKTIRFQPFRVLLDASLGGRTLEVHSEHTELQNLVKPEAPVNLTICNMSRNQLQLTWTSLYSKXHCLEHSVKYKSNKDTSWTEHWVNRDIFSFCSVDSGKYYTFYVHGKINSYCSSTQLWSEWSVPVVWAALISTG; from the exons ATGAGGCAGCAAGCGGCACGGGTGCGGAAGCCTGTTCACAtgtgccccacagccagccccaccaTGGCGGTGCCCGGAgccttcctcctgcctgtcctcttcctcctctgccagctggGCCCCTGCCTTGCCACTGCCCACGGCTCCTCAG ggagCCCCAGTAACCTGCTGCAGCACAGGTATGAGAACAGGTCCCCCATGGTGGAGTGTAAGCTCTACCTGCAGGACCAGGACATCAACGTTGGCTGCCAC TACAACCAGAGCAAGACCATCCGGTTCCAGCCTTTCCGTGTCCTCCTCGATGCCAGCCTTGGCGGCAGGACCCTGGAGGTCCACAGTGAGCACACGGAGCTGCAGAACCTGG TGAAACCAGAGGCACCCGTCAACCTGACCATCTGCAACATGAGCCGCAACCAGCTGCAGCTGACCTGGACCTCCCTGTACTCTA CCCATTGCCTGGAGCACTCTGTCAAGTATAAGAGCAACAAGGACACCAGCTGGACG GAGCACTGGGTGAACAGAGACATCTTCTCCTTCTGCAGCGTGGATTCTGGGAAGTACTACACCTTCTACGTGCACGGCAAGATCAACAGCTactgcagcagcacccagctctgGAGCGAGTGGAGTGTCCCCGTGGTCTGGGCTGCTCTGATAAGTACTGGGTGA